From Lagopus muta isolate bLagMut1 chromosome 12, bLagMut1 primary, whole genome shotgun sequence, one genomic window encodes:
- the ATMIN gene encoding ATM interactor: protein MAAAGRRGGAVEQPTAGDPPPARELVRPSVTELSQVRTNILCTVPGCGKVLPNSPALNMHLSKAHRLQDGKFNAPIRKGLKTPQKFYCCPIEGCPRGPNRPFSQFSLVKQHFMKMHAEKKHKCDKCSNSYGTEWYLKRHIEDCGKTFRCTCGCPYASRPALLSHIYRTGHEIPAEHRDPPSKKRKMETSVHNQQLSEKANKAFMDTHSNNPGTQELESSEVKLVASFEGSCNSNFTKQVHPKCTPKMLLPKPKVALVKLPVMQLAHLPVYVSAADSSVKPVVVAVDNQGSVVSTVHLLPQSVGILIPALEAETLVFKDTMPVSKVTNSGDNEAVSTGVQVNLDKVASNSPGQELGNVCHKNKISSINVQTDLSYISPNFVPAAAWTPDSSVSSCSQTDLSFSSQVSLPISVQTQTLLPASKLTSSIAAQTDDFSQACFPTCGISRETQTSRTQDSIDGRVQMDQAVMCSDIFENVHSSYNGSTQIELPENNLMATNIDQTLLQRSNCKSLNQDTVKSESLIGFSSQANILPPQNTMDNQTQTMDLLSDLENIFSGNMSGQTLDNRGLLSETSSNADTHLPSGSSQSTGIDFDIEEFFSASNIQTQTEESELGTLPSEPVLESLDIETQTDFLFSDSATQSYSCRGNSNFLGLEMFDTQTQTDLNFFLDSNTHLPLGSILKQSSFSMSTDSSDTETQTEVYPATKNVPNQSIESKVQLSSAETQTMDSCFENLGNLFLTSNETQTAMDDFLLADLAWNTMESQFSSVETQTCEELCSLFQSSDKPSH from the exons atggcggcggcggggcggcgcggcggggccgtgGAGCAGCCAACCGCGGGGGacccgccgcccgcccgcgaGCTGGTGCGGCCCTCGGTGACGGAGCTGTCCCAAGTGAGGACCAACATCCTGTGCACCGTGCCCGGCTGCGGCAAGGTGCTGCCCAACAGCCCGGCTCTCAACATGCACCTCAGCAAGGCCCACCGGCTCCAG GATGGAAAGTTTAATGCACCGATAAGGAAGGGTTTGAAAACTCCACAGAAATTCTACTGCTGTCCTATTGAAGGCTGCCCCAGAGGACCAAACAGACCATTTTCCCAATTTTCTCTTGTAAAACAG CACTTTATGAAGATGCACGCTGAAAAGAAGCACAAATGTGACAAATGTAGTAACTCCTATGGTACGGAATGGTATTTGAAGCGGCATATAGAGGACTGTGGCAAGACTTTCCGGTGTACTTGTGGGTGTCCCTATGCCAGCAGACCAGCTTTACTGTCTCATATTTACAGAACTGGACATGAAATTCCTGCCGAACACAG GGATCCTCCtagtaagaaaaggaaaatggaaacctCTGTACATAATCAGCAGTTgtcagagaaagcaaataaagcatTCATGGATACACACAGTAATAACCCTGGGACTCAGGAGCTGGAATCATCTGAAGTGAAACTAGTGGCATCTTTTGAAGGTTCCTGCAATTCTAACTTCACAAAGCAAGTGCACCCAAAATGTACACCGAAGATGCTTTTGCCAAAGCCCAAGGTGGCTTTGGTTAAACTTCCAGTGATGCAGCTTGCTCACTTGCCTGTGTATGTATCTGCAGCAGATTCTTCTGTCAAGCCTGTTGTAGTGGCTGTTGATAATCAAGGTTCAGTTGTAAGTACTGTTCATTTATTGCCTCAATCTGTGGGAATTCTGATTCCAGCACTGGAGGCGGAAACACTTGTATTTAAAGATACTATGCCAGTTTCAAAAGTGACAAACTCTGGTGATAACGAAGCAGTAAGTACTGGTGTACAAGTTAACTTGGATAAGGTTGCATCAAATAGCCCAGGACAAGAGCTGGGGAATGTTTGTCACAAGAATAAAATTTCTTCAATAAATGTACAGACTGACTTATCTTATATTTCTCCAAATTTTGTACCAGCTGCAGCCTGGACTCCCGATTCTTCTGTATCTTCTTGTTCTCAGACAGATCTGTCGTTTAGTTCACAGGTTTCATTACCCATCAGCGTACAGACACAGACATTACTGCCTGCTTCCAAACTGACTTCGTCCATAGCTGCTCAGACTGATGATTTTAGTCAGGCTTGTTTTCCAACGTGTGGCATTTCTAGAGAGACTCAAACCAGTAGGACGCAGGATTCTATTGATGGACGAGTGCAAATGGACCAGGCTGTAATGTGCAGTGACATCTTTGAAAATGTTCATTCATCATATAATGGTTCTACTCAAATTGAACTTCCAGAAAATAACTTAATGGCTACAAATATAGATCAAACCTTGCTGCAGAGGAGTAATTGCAAGAGCCTCAATCAAGACACAGTGAAGTCTGAATCTCTTATTGGCTTCAGTAGCCAGGCTAATATACTTCCACCTCAAAATACGATGGATAATCAAACTCAGACAATGGACTTGCTAAGTGATctggaaaatatcttttcagGAAACATGTCTGGCCAGACACTGGATAATCGTGGCCTCTTGTCTGAGACTAGTTCTAATGCTGACACGCATCTGCCATCTGGTTCatcacagagcactggaatagactTTGACATTGAAGAGTTCTTTTCAGCGTCCAATATCCAAACTCAGACTGAAGAGAGTGAGCTTGGTACCCTACCCTCTGAGCCAGTTTTGGAGTCACTAGATATTGAAACTCAAACTGATTTCTTATTCTCAGATAGTGCCACTCAATCATACAGCTGCAGAGGAAATTCTAACTTCTTAGGTTTGGAGATGTTTGATACACAGACACAAACAgacttgaatttctttttggACAGCAATACCCATCTGCCTTTAGGAAGTATTCTGAAGCAGTCTAGTTTCTCCATGAGCACTGACTCCTCAGATACAGAAACCCAGACAGAAGTATATCCTGCCACTAAAAACGTACCCAACCAGAGCATAGAAAGCAAAGTCCAGCTCAGTAGTGCTGAAACACAGACTATGGATAGCTGCTTTGAGAATCTTGGGAATTTATTCCTTACCAGCAACGAGACACAGACAGCAATGGATGACTTTCTTCTGGCTGACTTAGCCTGGAATACAATGGAGTCCCAGTTCAGTTCAGTAGAGACGCAGACCTGTGAAGAGCTGTGCTCCTTGTTTCAGAGCTCTGACAAGCCCAGTCATTGA